A section of the Caballeronia sp. M1242 genome encodes:
- a CDS encoding DUF1853 family protein has product MTGLSRLVDRFGDATVRDLAWLLFSPDLLRESAAGAPLAQPFAQPFGSADSRDATLTWLAALDAAPEALHVRSRNPKSTRLGIYAESLLEFFLAHGPAARLIAANVPLRRQRRTIGECDFLLETAAGARLHWELAVKFYLHIGDGVERAARLSDYVGPNLQDRFDLKHARLLTHQLGLTSRAEFAALGLEGPWHPQLFIKGRLFYHDEGIAPAPEVGEAHVRGWWLTATEWRDRHGEHGAHEGREDRAWVVQPRLAWLAPRRLNAPDADSLIDEAAAIHTRLAAIAAPTMVAAYVRDGGTGWAEESRGFIVPDDWPERARAFAASELPAPA; this is encoded by the coding sequence ATGACCGGCCTGTCGCGCCTCGTCGATCGCTTCGGGGACGCGACGGTGCGCGATCTGGCGTGGCTGCTTTTCTCGCCCGACCTTCTGCGCGAAAGCGCGGCCGGCGCGCCGCTCGCGCAGCCGTTCGCGCAGCCGTTCGGATCCGCCGATTCGCGCGACGCCACGCTCACGTGGCTCGCCGCGCTCGACGCCGCGCCGGAGGCATTGCACGTGCGCTCGCGCAATCCCAAATCGACGCGCCTCGGCATCTACGCCGAAAGCCTGCTCGAATTCTTTTTGGCGCACGGGCCGGCCGCGCGGCTGATCGCGGCGAACGTGCCGCTGCGGCGTCAGCGCCGCACTATCGGAGAGTGCGATTTTCTGTTGGAGACGGCGGCCGGCGCGCGGCTGCACTGGGAACTGGCGGTGAAGTTCTATCTGCACATCGGCGATGGCGTCGAGCGCGCGGCGCGCTTGTCGGACTATGTCGGGCCCAATCTCCAGGATCGCTTCGATCTGAAACACGCACGGCTTTTGACGCATCAACTCGGCTTGACGTCGCGGGCGGAGTTCGCCGCGCTTGGGCTGGAGGGGCCGTGGCACCCGCAGTTGTTCATCAAGGGGCGGCTCTTTTATCACGATGAAGGCATCGCGCCCGCGCCGGAAGTGGGCGAAGCGCACGTGCGCGGCTGGTGGCTGACGGCGACGGAATGGCGCGACCGGCATGGAGAGCACGGAGCGCACGAAGGGCGCGAAGATCGCGCATGGGTCGTGCAGCCGCGGCTTGCGTGGCTCGCGCCGCGCCGCCTGAACGCGCCGGATGCCGATTCGCTGATCGACGAGGCCGCCGCCATTCACACGCGTCTCGCCGCCATCGCCGCGCCGACGATGGTCGCTGCCTACGTGCGCGACGGCGGGACCGGCTGGGCGGAGGAATCGCGCGGCTTCATCGTCCCGGACGACTGGCCCGAGCGGGCGAGGGCGTTTGCGGCTTCGGAGCTTCCCGCGCCCGCGTGA